One Alphaproteobacteria bacterium genomic window, AGCCAACACCTTTCATCGCAAGCTGTAGCCTTTGCAGTTTGCTCCTTAGCGAGCTATCGACCATCCTCGACCCGACTTTTACAACGAGACCACCGACGAGAGCCGGATCGACTTTGAGATTG contains:
- a CDS encoding F0F1 ATP synthase subunit delta codes for the protein NLKVDPALVGGLVVKVGSRMVDSSLRSKLQRLQLAMKGVG